The proteins below come from a single Malus domestica chromosome 03, GDT2T_hap1 genomic window:
- the LOC103418656 gene encoding probable protein phosphatase 2C 25, with protein sequence MSCSVALANSPVFSPPSSLFCNKSSMIAPAPETLTSASSPAGLASCSSPSSPSSPFRIRIPKPQSGLSCSGPGSPVSQLKRKRPAKLCIPVVSSGYGTAPPTPLTAGRREVVESDREGHYYVCCKRGRREALEDRYSASLNLEGDSKQAIFGIFDGHGGAKAAEFAAENLSKNILDEVARRGGDEIEEAVKHGYLNTDSDFLKEDFRGGSCCVTALIRNGNLVVSNAGDCRAVLSSGGAAEALTSDHRPSREDEKARIDNLGGYVDLYHGVWRIQGSLAVSRGIGDRHLKQYVTPEPETKVLRIKPEHEFLIMASDGLWDKVSNQEAVDIVRPSCLGTDGQPLVACKKLIELSTSRGSFDDISVMVVQLRRYL encoded by the exons ATGTCGTGCTCCGTCGCACTGGCTAACTCTCCGGTGTTTTCCCCGCCGTCGTCTCTGTTCTGCAACAAATCCTCCATGATAGCTCCGGCTCCAGAAACCCTGACTTCGGCGTCATCACCGGCGGGATTGGCTTCGTGTTCGTCTCCATCTTCGCCGTCTTCGCCGTTTCGGATTCGGATCCCTAAGCCGCAGAGCGGGTTGTCGTGCTCGGGTCCGGGGTCTCCAGTGTCGCAGCTGAAGAGGAAGAGGCCGGCGAAGCTTTGTATTCCAGTGGTGTCCTCGGGATACGGGACTGCTCCGCCGACGCCGTTAACGGCGGGGAGGCGAGAGGTGGTGGAGTCAGATAGAGAAGGACACTACTACGTGTGTTGcaagagagggaggagagaggctTTGGAGGATCGCTACTCAGCTAGTCTTAATCTTGAAGGTGATTCCAAACAG GCGATTTTCGGTATATTTGATGGGCATGGAGGTGCAAAAGCTGCTGAGTTTGCGGCAGAGAACTTGTCAAAGAACATTTTAGATGAAGTTGCGAGGAGGGGTGGTGATGAAATTGAGGAAGCAGTCAAGCATGGTTATCTGAATACCGACTCTGATTTTCTCAAGGAGGATTTCCGTGGTGGATCATGCTGCGTGACGGCTTTGATCAGGAACGGTAACCTTGTTGTGTCCAATGCTGGCGATTGCCGTGCTGTCTTGAGCAGTGGAGGCGCTGCCGAAGCACTCACATCTGATCATCGGCCATCAAGGGAAGACGAGAAAGCCAGAATTGATAACTTG ggTGGATATGTCGATTTATACCATGGTGTTTGGAGAATTCAGGGATCTCTTGCTGTATCGAGAGGAATTGGCGATAGGCACCTTAAACAATATGTAACTCCAGAGCCAGAGACCAAAGTGCTCAGAATCAAACCCGAACACGAGTTCTTAATTATGGCCTCAGACGGATTATGGGATAAG GTTAGCAACCAAGAAGCAGTGGATATCGTACGTCCTTCATGCTTAGGAACTGACGGGCAGCCGTTGGTGGCTTGCAAAAAGCTGATAGAACTATCTACATCACGAGGCTCTTTCGACGATATTAGCGTGATGGTAGTCCAATTGAGACGCTACTTATGA